Genomic window (Capricornis sumatraensis isolate serow.1 chromosome 1, serow.2, whole genome shotgun sequence):
CTCTGAGGTTCGTTCAACCTTCCCCTTGGTCATACCCTCCCTTCACGCCAAGTTTACACTCAGAGCCAAAGACtcatctctgtttttgttttacagtCCTTCTCTGGCTATCCCTCAatgtcttttctcattctttccatTTACTATTCATCCAGCCGCTATTTCTGAAGCATCTTCTGTGTGTCGGGGACTGCCCCTGAGGATACAGAGATGAACAGAACTGTCTAAAACCCTCAGACAGCTTACCGTCTGGGGTGGGACACGTACACTGAGAGGCAATCCTGCCTTAAATATAAACCTCAAATCCTATCTCTGGAAGTCTCCCTCCAGTCACCTAGTCTGTACTGATCTCTGACTCCTGGCTGTGGGAGTCATTAGAATCTGGAATTGCAAACCCCCAAATAATATCTTTTCCTGCTTCTCTGGTTCTTTCTCTTCTGAGGAATCGCCTAGTGACGTTACTGTTGACCATCTGCCCCGGGCAGATTTGTAGCATTTGAGGGAGGGTCCTTCCTAGTGAAAGTGGCTCAACTGAAAGCCAGGTTTGATATCTGGAGAGTTTTATTCACTATTAAACTTCCTGGAAAACTCCCGCAGAGAAGTGTTCATAAGTATTCCTCCCTATGAGTTTTTGTTCTCTCTTTTCAAAACTTAGATTGCTGCAGTTAATACTTGCCAAAATTTATGTTAAGCAAATCAGAATGTTAGGGGTTTGTTTCTAACAAGCTTATTGGGGAGGGAAGGTATTTTATCTTGAACTGTATATTAAAAGCCAGTGAATATTCTAAAAAGAGTGACTGTGGTTAGTTTTAGACTCCTCTAGGTGGACAGGAAAGGGAGGGAGCACCCACCTCACTCCTCCATGTCAGAGTCTCTAACCAGCCCCTTTGGGCTTTCGACTGAAAGACTGGATAGAAGACATGGGCTTTGGGCCTGGGTCTTCACAAGTCGAGGGAGGGGGCAAAGTGAGGTGCTGAGCCTCCGGGTAGCCTGGAAACCAAGTTGTCACAAGCTCCTCTCTCAGGGACTTCAGGCTACCCTCCGGTGTCCAGTTCCACTCCAAGGGGCCTCTCATGCAGGAACAGCACACACCTCctgccagccccccacccccacccgttACCTTGAAGCCCTTAATGACCTCCAGCTACTGCTCCATCTTCACTCTGCAGCCAAGTGGGGCCTTTTAAAAGGTCACGTGCCTCTCCAGTGGCCTGGAGAGCTACTGCTGTTGTCTTGAAGTGCCTGAGGAAAGGCTTTGGGCAGCCTGGCCCTCGTGTTTTTGAGAGGCTTGTCTTGTCTTTGAATCGTGTCTGCTCCGTGTTCACACAGCTCCGAGTGAAGGTCCTTCTCACTTCCCTCCCACTTCCAGGAGTTGGAGGCCTCTTCTGAACGTGGGCAGACAGAACTCTCTCAACAGGGTGTTAAGCAAACTttgggaaaactttttttttttttaacaaattttaaattaaaaaaaatgtaatgttcTATATAAGAATGTGGGTTAGATTTTAGCATGTCATTTTTCACTCCTTTTTGTAAAAATGTAGATAGAGTTCAGATTACAAATCAAGATTGTGTGCACTTTGCAGTCTTACTGGGTGTGTAGAGCAGTTTGCCTCATAAAACgaaatagaaaaatgaagccaAACCTGCTTTGAGAGATACTCTATCACGGGTCCTTATTTACACATTTGAGAAACATCCAAGATTCAGTTCGTCTGTCTGTTCCTGCTCACGGATTTGGCTTACCCaggtcctcctccttccccttcaaGACAGCATTACAGATGTCTCATCAGGCTTTCCCTAAATCACTCGGGTCCATATCGCATCACAGAGCTGTGgccagctttgttgttgttgttgtttagttgctaagtcatgtctgattctttgcgaccccatggactgcagcacaccaggcttccgtgtccttcagtgtctcccggagtttgctcaattaTCATTGAGTCGATAATGACCAGCTAGATTATTCTAATTGGAAATCAGGTGCCTCTCACATTGAAATCTCTCCGAAAAGTATCTCCATAGATCTCCCTCAGCCATGAGAATTTGGCTAACCATGCCTGTAGTACCACATGCTTGTTAAATAGTTAAGTTCTATGTGCTTGGTGAGTATTTCTAGAGAAACGTGAGTTATTGAAAAAGTCCTGTTGTTTTCTTCCTGGTAACAAGTCTTTAAAAGACAGTTCTGTGTGAATGACTGAAAGAAAGGAAACGTCTGCATTGTCTTTCCTGAGTGTTACTGCTCCTTCAGAGAGCCAGTAAACATTTAAAGTACCCATGAGCTTACATACTTGTTTTGAGGCATGTGTTTGGTTTACATTTTGGgatagtgcttctcaaactttctgTGATGAAAGACCAtcttgtttgtgttttttctcctttatggACTAATACTTCAGTAAAACCTGACAGAATACTGGAAAAATGAAATGAGTTACAAGGATATAAAAATAGAAGCCTCatttgaaaaagttttatttacaaaatataattaCTCTATAAATCTGCCATAAAAATTTCTAAGCAGTATAGAATTCTCTACTTACCTCATTGTGAACCAGTAACAGTTTGCAGACTGGTTCCATCTAtggatcacactttgagaaacacttttaagagagagagagtgtgtgcgcACGCACGTGCACTTGTGTACTCACACACACTTGGGTGTATTGGGTACATTCAAATTATAGTGTATAACATAGGTTATATAACTGCCTTATATGATAGCTAAATGCATTTGGTAAGCTCTTTGGtaaaagtagggcttccctgatagctcagttggtacagaatccacctgcaaagcgggagacctgggtttgatccctgggttgggaagatcccctggagaagggaaaggctacccactctagtattctggcctggagaattccatggactgtatagcccatggggtcacaaagagctggacacaactaagcaagcttcactttcacttttttttttcctttggtgaaagtggagtttttctggaattggcATTAAATGCTTAAATTGTAAGCAAATACAAATGGTATATACTTGAATACAGTTATGTGTTTCAAAATACAGCTGTCCGGGAGTACTTCTGATGGATAAAGTAGAAAGTGTTTTGTATTATGAAATGAAGTCACCTCCTCTCTGATTCACACTCAGGTTTAAATGGGCACAGATACTTTAGATAGGAAATCTCCTATGCAAAGTGTATAAACAAATGAGACAGCACTGAGCAGTAGGCAATGTTGCTGTCATGTGAAGCACTAGATAAGCCCTTTGTTACTATCATACCTTCTTTGCCTCAGAGAACAGTTAATTATGGGACTGGTCTTTGGTCCTAGTGATTGACAGccattttcttaatgtttacGAAGTGGGGGGAAGTGTTTCCTATAAGCAACTCCACATTCTTTATGAGCATTAACCAAGTCTCAGGCTGATTCTGACTTGATGGATTGCAGTTGTCTTCGTTCTCTGCTGGAGACTGAGGCACATGAAGGCAGCCACCCAGAATGGGActtgtgtgccaggccctgtgtccACCTGCATGCCTGGCCGCCTTCCACAAAGCCCTAGAAGGAAGTTTTATTATGGTTAGCCTTATCCCTTTAGGATGAGACTCCTACTTTAAAATGATAATGAAGTGTAGGATAAGTTGTTCAGCCCCTTGAAGACCAGGCTTTAGTCCTGTGCGGGATGACCCACTTTCTGGCATAGTGCCCAAGACAGCCTAAATGCCGGGTGAGTTAAAGGATTAAAGGAGGCCATTCAGTAAAAGACAAGTCACCTTTAGAAAAAAATGCTGGGTAACTGCAAAGCACTTTCTTATATGTGACATCATGAAAAAGAGTGAGTGGCCTTGAGGAGAGCATTAACACGCCCCTCTGGGTAAGCATTGGAGAGGGGGAAGGAACAAGCCACGGGCCTAGCTTGATTAGAATCATGTCTCCTGGTCTGAATGACACGAGGACAGCTTTCTTGGTTAAATGGTTATAAAGTGGGGTCTGTGAGACACAGACCGGTGGACTTGTGATTGCTTGTTTTAGATGCTGAAGTTCTGAGAGGAAGGGCCAGCTGCTCTCCAGAAAGCACAGGCATTTGGGGGTGTCTTCAATCAGGACAGAGCACATGAGGAGGCTGCCATATCAGGCAAGGTGGGCAGGAGTTAAAACCCGTTCCCCAGTGCTCAGGGTCTGAGATAGGAGGTCGCTGTAGGAATCACAGTAGGTATTTTAAGAAATGTACCCAGTACCCAAACAGCAATACATATAATCAcagcaaatttattttaaattagtccAGTTGCACTCAGGTATGACAGCCTATGATGAAACTTAGCCATGGAAAAACTTGGGTTGGGAAATCCTCCACTTGATTCTTGACAGAAAAGGGATGGCAGCTCCATCACTGTGGTCATTTAATACAGCCTAAGCCCTTCACCACATGTCACCGAACAGTCAGAAAGGCTCTGTGCGTGATGGGGAAGAAGGCAGTGTTTTGAAAGCATATGCAGTTCTACCAAAACTGTCCATGTTCCCCTTTTTCCAACTGTGTTCTTTTCATCATTCCAGGTGTGTTCAAGCTGTAATCTATGACACCTTTACCTGTTTAGATCATAGCATTGTCAGTGTTTTCTTgggttttaaaaatagagatgttGGAGGGAGGGAAGTTGAACCTGCTTGGTAACAGGGTAGGTAGGCACAGGCACACAAGCGAGAAAGTAAAAATCACGGTTTCCATGGTAATGTTTAACTTGTCTGTGTCgtacacatttctcaagaaatACATTCAATAGACTACCCAGTGATAAAAATTGCTCCACCGCCACACAAAGGTAGGTTTCCCAATGAATTCCTCTGTTGTAAACCAGCCCCCAGCCCCGGACAGGGAACTCATGTCCTGAGTCTTGACCTCTGAAATCGGCATCTTTTTTGAAAACGGGAGGGGGGCGGGTGGAATTCGTTTCTGTGGGATTGATTccatctccttcctttcttccttggcAGATATATGTTGGGGAAAGGAGGAAAACGGAAGTTTGACGAGCATGAAGATGGGCTGGAAGGCAAAATCGTGTCCCCGTCAGACGGTCCGTCCAAGGTGTCCTACACCTTACAGCGCCAGACTATCTTCAACATTTCCCTTATGAAGCTCTACAACCACAGGCCCCTCACCGAGCCCAGCCTGCAGAAGACCGTGCTCATCAACAACATGTTGCGGCGCATCCAGGAGGAGCTGAAGCAGGAGGGCAGCCTGCGGCCCGCGTTCCCCGCCTCctcgccgcccgccgccgccgccgccgccgccgacccGCTGGGCTCCAGCGCCCGGGAGGCGCCGCCCGCCTTCAGCCAGCCCGCTCCCGCGCCCTGCGAGCTGGGCGGCGCCGCGGCCCTGGAGGCCTGCCTCACCCCCGCCTCGCTGCTCGAGGACGACGACCCAGACACGTTTTGCACTTCCTcgccggccgccgccgccagACTCGCGCCTCCCGCCCTCCTCCCGCCGGAAAAGGACAGCTTCTCCTCCGCCCTGGACGAGATCGAGGAGCTCTGTCCCACATCTACCTCCACGGAGGCCGCGGAGGCCGACGGCCCGAAAGGGGACTCCTCCTCCGGCGGGCCCGGCGCGCCTCAGAGACCCGAGGGGCTGCAGGACGGCGGCCGGCCCGAGGACCCGAAACTGATGGACTCCCTGCCTGGCAACTTTGAGATCACCGCGTCCACGGGCTTCCTCACAGACTTGACCCTGGACGACATCCTGTTCGCCGACATTGACACGTCCATGTACGACTTCGACCCCTGCACGTCCGCGTCGGGGACCGCCTCCAAGATGTCCCCCGTGTCGGCCGATGACCTCCTCAAGACGCTGGCCCCCTACAGCAGCCAGCCTGTCGCCCCGAGCCAGCCTTTCAAGATGGACCTCACCGAGCTGGACCATATCATGGAGGTGCTGGTCGGGTCCTGAGCCCCGGGGCCCCCGCACCtgcgccccaccccaccccaccccctgcacccCGACAGCTCTCCGCACTGTGCATGCACCCTTGCTTGCCTTCTTCTGAGAAGAACATTCTACAAAAGGATCACACTAGTTTTTGCTTTGAGCAGAGTTGGAGTGCCTTCATCCAAGTATGACCACTTTTAATACGCTTTTTTTTGAGTGGTTCCTCAGAGACCTGCTACCCGGGAATAAGAAAGAATACGTTTGAAGACGATGTGGCTGTGTTGAATGACAAAAACAGTTCAAGTGAAGCACAAGGAATAAGTTGGGAAAGCTGTAAATTGCATGTgcatatttgtctattttttctatAAGTTTTATTGCAagaggtaaaaaaacaaaaagaatatatatatatattatttagataATCTCAGTACCTTTTCCGGCATTTTCGCCCTGTATAGGTTGACTTGGCAATTAAGCCTTTTTAGAGGCATTAACTACTCCTCGTAAGTGTTGCATTTACATGGCTGTTTAGAAACTGCTgcccaaatttattttatatttttgtacagATTCTGCAGTTTATGATAttgtttttctaaaaacaaatgctgtttatACATATGAGATAGCTATTTTGATAGGATTTGCTCACATAGTTCCTGCAAACTTCAGATGTACAAGTTGCACTTGTACTTTTATAGAGTTGTAATGTTTTATATGTGTTTGGTGCAAAGAGAAAATTGGATCAAATCAATCCGCAGTTGATGTCCCCAgatgcaaacacacatacacagcgcTTTAAAAAGGGCCAGGAGATATCACACCCAAATTTCATGAGCACTGACCCCCTGGCATGAACACCCGCCAGCACTGTGACTTCCAAAGCCAGAGCCACTTGTGCTCATCAAGCTTGCATTAAGCAGTTGGCGGGAGGCAGCCATGGAGCTCCGGGTTTACATGATGGTTCTCTTTCACTCGCTCTCTGAAGGGGAAGTCTACCAAGTATTCTATTTATGCCAAGTCTGcgcttttaattgttttttttttttttaaacaaaaccccAGATCTTTCCCTTTTTAGCATAATTTTTATGAAGACCTGAAATTTTACACACGAATAGAATTTTATGAAAAGCGACCAACCCCTTCATGGAACTAAACCCTATTGCAATGCTTAGGGCTCACCAAGAAGGAACTCTTCCCCCGGAAGGCATCCATCATGTTGCTCAGTTGTCTTTTCCAGCTTCCTTTCCCTAGAGCTTTCGTTCCCTCTGTTGCTAAGTGCTGAAAATGACATCTTCATGATCACCACAGTGAGCCTGACTCTCCTTGGCCCAGCCTGGGATGTACTCGTGTGACACCCATGGCTCTTGAACCAGGAGTTGGCCCCATTACATCACGGCCTCTGATCTGGTTGCTTTCTCCAATCAACTGCTTTAACTTCACTTTACAAGGCTGTTTTACCCAAATACACAGGACTTTCTATgcatgtccccttctccccccacttTGCCATCCTCTCTCTGCCAGGAGAACTAGCTTTTTATTCCTAGTGatatacttttaattttgaaatgtttgcGATGTATCATGCTTATTGCCGAAATTGTTTATGGcctttctgttcagttttttcttttcttccaatggTACTTTAGCTGGTTACAACCTATATTGTTGAAACGCAGATGGCTTCTTTAGGaataacttttatatttatttaagaatttttaaattatgggatttgtgttgttgttgttgtctttgttGTTGGTCATTTGTCAATATTCAGTCACCAATTCTGCTCACTTCTTGCCATGGATAAAATTGAGTCTTTCTGGccaattaaaaaaagacagcTTTATAAAATGGCACTTTAAACAAGCCatagatagttttatttttataatgcacATGGCAAAGCAAATACATTTGTGATGAAGGAACTGCTCATCTAAGCAAAAGATTTGCGTATGATATGATTAAATCTTTCTACATTCTGATTtactccccccccaccccagcccctacCCACCCAcctaaatgtgtttttaaaggcTAATTATCAACTCATTCAAGCAGTGAGAAATCGATCAAATTGCACTGTTCTCCTGTAAGCACCCTCCACCAGACACTTCTTACTACTACGGATGTGTCATTCCCTATAATAGGACCAGGGACCATATAGTTAAGGTGAGGGTTTTTGTAGATGCTTCCAGTGTCACTGTGCCTGTCCATTTGAAGGGCTTCCTTTTCCTGTAGAGAACAAGACCGCCCAGATGCCATGCTTCTGCTAGCTGGAGGACCCAGCAAACCCTCCACATGCCGCACACAAACACATACGTGTCCGTGCACAATAGTGTTCATTATCCCGGACAATAACAGGGTAAGGCGGCTGATTTGCCATTGTTAAAAACTGATTGATAGTAACTTAGAACAACTGTACTTTGGTTGGATTAGCAAATTGTGTGTTTAAACAAGTCCCATATGTTGGGCAGCAGTTCAAATAAGCACTGCGAAATGTTGCCCACACGTGGCTCTCCCACTCTCCCGCGTTGATAAGGCTGGGCTTCAGGATCAAAACAAAAACCCCCAACAGCAGCACGCAAGTGCTTTTTAACTCTGGACACCCTTGCCATGAATTCTTGGTATTCAAGGTCTAATGAGGAAGAACATGGGACGTTAGTGGCCCTTTTTTGAAAGAACAAAACCACCAAGTGTTCCAGTTATCTTTGTGTCTTATTTTGACAAAGCGATGTCCCAACAGGGAAGAACGTGAGCCTGTGTGTAATCTCCGAGCCCCAGTTCGGGCATGGAACGTGCGTCCACATGCCACCCGGCGGCAGTGCCTTTCCCCTCCTGAAGGACACCACGTGGGTTTCAGAGTCAGGCAGGCAATGTGAGGTGCCTTTACGAGAGCGACATGCTggctggggctgggagaggaCAATTATTGACAGTGATGTGCAATGAAGTGACAAGATGAGAGCAGAATAATAAGAGCTTTGAAtttgaagtgatttttttcataagttatttattccttttttttctgtgtaaatatatttattttactgtggAGCTCTAACAACATCTGGATGGTAACATGGGCAGAATGTAAGTAGGAATGTATTCTCCTGTAGGAATGTCAGTCTGTACTAGAAGGGGGGCTGAGCCAGACCCCTGGGTCTTCTCATCGTATGCACAGTCCACATTCATTATTACTCTCTCCTCTAAAACATGGGTCTATTTGAAATATGCAAAAGGTATGGATGAGGAATGTTTTAATACCtccaaatttttaagaaaatcaagCATCAAAGGgttgatatttttaaactttttttagtCGCACTTTCTCTCTATGACAGAAGGGGCAACCACACCACTGACACCCTCATTCACACCAAAGGGTGAGAACTAGCCAAGCCACCTCCACTGGATGAGTGTCTTTCTCAATTGTGCTGTTTATTGCCATAGCCCCTCAGAGTGTCCCAACTGCCCTGAGATCAATCAAGGAAAATttcctaaataaataaactccaAAGAGCCAAAGTGTCAACTTACAGATCATTTTTAAAGCTTAAATTTATTAACCACCCTTGGTGGTAAATAATGAATTATGAATCTGCAGGGCAGCCTTCTCAGATgacagatgttaaaaaaaaaaaaaaaaaaaacaaccagagaGAGAGACTCTACTTTGTGCAGCGATTGTTATTCTCTATATGAATTgtcttaatttcaaaatcttgCTGTTACAAATTGGACCTTTATACACTTTctgaaaagaattgaaaagagCATATTTAACCTTTTCTGGCTGTAAATGGTTAACTTCCTGTAACTGCCAGTGGCAGTGAGGTGTGTGCGTCCTGCTTATGTACAATTGTTTTCAGGGCTTCTGAGAATGAGTCTAAATGGTTCTTGAAAATTAGCCAGGATCAAGTACTATTGCAAACAAAGCCAATAAAAATTGTGGATGTCTTTTGGGGATAACAAGTTTAGAAGAGAAGTGTGGTCCATACAACCAAGATTTGGAAAAGATGTACAAAGCAACATGTTTGGTGCATGGTTTTTGAGGAGGGCTTTTGTCAAAAAGGAGGTGTAACCTTTCCCCCACAGACCTGAGAGCTGTGCCTTTTCTATGCAATATTACAGACGTTACATCAGAACCCAGATGGTTGTATTCACATGTAGGTTTGGGCTGTAATCTGAACAATTGGACAGATTAAATGTACATGGAAATGAGCAGTCTTACTTTTGTAGTTTTATATTATACAATAAACAGTTAAAGATGAGAGAGGTGtgtttgccgtttccttctgccTGGAGTACAGCCAGCTTGTATGTCACCGTCTGCCCATGTCAGTGAACagtgcccctcccaccccccacctgccTCCACTGAAGTTGGTGCTATCACCGTCTCCCTCCGTCTCCATCTCAGAAGCACTTTTCTCTGTTGGTTCTCCCCCCGCCTCTTGGGTGCTTCTCAAACCTCCTTCTCCAACTCTTTCTAACATTGGATTTTTCCCAGGGTTCAGTTGGTGACCAGCTCTTCGCTGAGCCTCTACTCTGCTTGTTTTCCCAAGGGTTCCTAATCCATCCAGGACTCTGAAAACTTATTTCCAGCTCCTACCTctctcccagcttccctggtggctcagacagtaaagaatctgcctgcaatgcaggagaccggagttCGATCCCTTAGTCGGGAAAGTCCCCGAAAAAGGGACtagctatctactccagtatccttgcctggagaattctgtggacaggggagcctgatgggctacagtccatgggatagggAAAgaatcagataggactgagtgactaacactttcactttttcacctctCTCCCAAGCTCTGGACTTAAGCCAAGCTTTGCCATCTCATACTTAGTACATCTAAAACAGCCTCATTTAGAGGCTGGTCCTTCCTCTTTGGGCCTGTCTTTGGCCTCATCACCCTTCTCCCAGGTGTATTCCAGCAGCTTCCTTTCCGAACCCACTACAGCTTCTGCTTCCCCAGCTCAAGCCATCTTCCCCCTTCACCTCCAATTATTCCACCTGCTTCCTAGCTGCTCTTGACCGCCGTTGGGTCATTTCTCTAACACCCTTGTGGCCAGGTTTGGCATTCCAAAGCACAAGTGGTTCACAAATTTGTTGCACATCTTCTGGCAGCATCACCCCCCATTTATACAATCCAGCTCCCCTCTGGCCCTCTCCCAGTCCTCCATAGGGTCATGGGGGAGACCCAGTGCAATCTCCTTGGCAGCCGTGCCATCTTGGAGGGAGTCATGGGATCCTAGGCTCATCTGCTCTGGGTAGTTTTGGGCCACTCTTGCCAGCTGGTGAGGGAATGGAGCTGGAAAATGAGGGTTCCGGTCAATCAGCCATGGAATATGGCGGCAATCGGGGAGCACTTGAGAGCTAGTATAGGTTGAATTGTGTCGTCaataaaagatgttaaaaattcTGACCCTCAAGACCTCAGAAAGTGACcttaatttggaaataattttactattttaactttaaaatttatcaaacaaATGAGTCAAGTTGGGTGGGTCCTAATCCTAATGACTAGtgtccttatttttaaaaggggAGATTTTGACACAACCCTGTGAAGATGAAGGCGGAGAGCGGGGTAACATGTCAACACATCAAGGAACAACAAAGattgccagcaaaccaccagaagctggagggggcaggggtggcATGAACAGATTTCTTCCTCAGGGCTCTCAGAAGGGactggccctgctgacacctcagtctctgacttctagcctccaggatGATTTCTATCGTTGAGGCCACTGTATTACGGCAGCCCCAGCAGACTCACAGTGGGGAGAACAGGCTTAGCTCTATTCAGACAGCCTGGTGGAGATGCTCATTAGGGCACTAGAAATAAGAGGCTGCTGCTCAGTAGAGAGGTTTGTGTCTGGAGCGTGAGCATCTGCTACTAATTAGAGATGGGACTTGGGTGACTCGTTCAATTTCTGTGCTCCCGAGGAGGAAGAGAGTCATGGCTCCTAAGTCTGTTGGAAGATGTTGACAGGGCAAGAAAAATGCAAGCTGTGGGCATTGTCTATCCTCTCGTGCCTCCACCTGCACCTAGTGCAGTAGGCATCAGAACATCTGTTGAACTGAAAAAacaatcagggacttccctggtggtcccgtggctaagactccacgctcccaaagcagggagcccaagttagatccctggtcagggtactagatcccatgtgccacaagtaaagattctacatgccacatcgaagacccagcacagccagataactaaataatattaaaacaaacaaacactagtTGATTCTTCTCTCCAGAGGAGAGAAGCACAG
Coding sequences:
- the SERTAD2 gene encoding SERTA domain-containing protein 2, which encodes MLGKGGKRKFDEHEDGLEGKIVSPSDGPSKVSYTLQRQTIFNISLMKLYNHRPLTEPSLQKTVLINNMLRRIQEELKQEGSLRPAFPASSPPAAAAAAADPLGSSAREAPPAFSQPAPAPCELGGAAALEACLTPASLLEDDDPDTFCTSSPAAAARLAPPALLPPEKDSFSSALDEIEELCPTSTSTEAAEADGPKGDSSSGGPGAPQRPEGLQDGGRPEDPKLMDSLPGNFEITASTGFLTDLTLDDILFADIDTSMYDFDPCTSASGTASKMSPVSADDLLKTLAPYSSQPVAPSQPFKMDLTELDHIMEVLVGS